The Streptomyces sp. NBC_01276 genome contains the following window.
CGGCGATGGCGGTGGCGTTGGTGTCGAACACGGTCGTCGCGTCGCAGGCCTTGGAGGCGTCCGCGCGGAAGGAGGCGAAGCCGCCGTTCGCGCACTGCTGGCCGGTGAGCCAGTCCACGGCCTGCGCGGCGGGCTTCTCGCCCGCCGTCTGCTGGGCGAGCAGCGCGATCGACTGGCGCCACACGCCGTCGTACGTCGGGTCGGCCTTGCCGAACAGGCCCGAGGGGACGACCGGCGGCGCGGACGGGGAGGGCGGAGCGGTGTCGGCGAGGGCTGCGGGGGCGGCGCCCACGCAGAGCACGGCGGAGGCGGCGAGCGCGGCGGCGCTGCGGCGGACGTTCATGGCGGGGCGGGTGCCTCTCGTGCTGGGGAGTCGGAGGCAGGCACACGCGGGCACCGGGCTCCGGCTCCGTTTACCTCGACGGTGCCGGCCGCCGGAGGCCCCGGCGGCACGAGCCGCGCACCTCCCGTACGGGGCATTCCGGCTCCCCGTCCCGCGGAGCGGGTTGGGTCACGGTTGCGGGTCAGCGCCGGATTCGCACCGGCTTCCCCCCGTACTGAGGTGTGGACGACGGCCCCACTCTACCGGCCCGTAGCCCACCGGTCCGGGGGCGGCGGGCCCCGGCGCCCCTTACCGGGCGGTGCCCCGCGCCCCTCACAGCGCCCGGTACTCCACCGGCTCGGTACCCGGTACCGCTTCTGCGCGACCCTGCTTCACCAGGCGCCGCAGATGCGCCTCCGCTTCCGAGACGGCGATGTTCCGGGAGCCGTACGGGATCCGCTCCCACGGGCGGTTCCACTCCATCCGCTCAGCGAGCGCCCACGGGGTCAGCGGCTCGGCCAGCAGCCGCCACAGCCCGGTCAGCCGCTCCTCGTGGTGCTCCAGGAGCTCCCGTACGCGGGCGGGCGCGTCGGTGAAGGCGTGCTGGTGGGCCGGGAGCACCTCGGCGGGCTCCAGGCGGCCGATGCGTTCGAGGGAGTCGAGGTAGTCGCCGAGGGGATCGGTGACGCGGGTGTCCTCCGGGGCCTCGTAGAGGCCGATGTGCGGGGAGATCCCGGGCAGCAGGTGGTCGCCGGAGAAGAGCCGGCCGTTGCCGGGCAGGCGGGCCGGGTGCTCCTCCTCCAGGTGGAGGCAGACGTGGCCGGGGGTGTGGCCGGGGGTCCAGATCGCGCGGAGCCGGCGCCCGGCGAGCGGCAGCAGCTCGCCGGGGACGATCTCCCGGTCGGGGACGGCGGCCCGCAGCCCTGGCAGCGTCCGCAGCCGGCCGTTCGCCCGGGCCGCGCGGAGCGGGGCGATGTGCTCCTCGGGGGCTCCGGCGGCGGTCAGCTTCCCGCTCATGTAGTCGAACCAGACACCGGGCTCGGCGGAGCGGGTCCGCACGACCACCTCCGTGTCGGCGGCGTGCATGGCGATCCACGCCCCGGAGGCCTCCCGCACCTGCCCGGACAGCCCGTGGTGGTCGGGGTGGTGATGGGTGATGACCACCCCGTGCACGTCGGTGACGGCGAGTCCGAGCGCCCCGAGCCCGGCGGCGAGTGCGTCCCAGGAGGCGGGGTCGTCCCAGCCGGTGTCGATCAGGACGGGGCCGCGGTCGGTGTCGAGGACGTGGACGAGGGTGTGCCCGAGCGGGTTGTCGGGAATGGGGACCTTGACGCCCCAGACGCCTCCGCCGTGGTCGGTGACGTGCGGCTCGGCCTCTGGTGCGGCCTTCGGCGTGACCTCTGGCTTGGCCTCTGACATGAGGACTCCCTGGCTGGCTCACTGTGGATCGGTCGGGCGGTCGGGCGGTCGGGCGGTCGGGTGGTTGGCCGGTTGGCCGGTTGGCCGGTTGGACGGTCGGGCCCATTGGGCGCTGGATGAGAACGTGTTTCAGTAGTCGCCCAAGTCGACCATCTCCCCGGCTTTCTGACCAGTCCTCGGATCTTCGGAGCGGCCTCGTCCTGGCCGTGGACTCCTGGAACTAGAACTGGTATCAGTTCTGCGACACCGCGCGCAGCCTCAGGAGGCATCAGCCATGACCGAGCTCGTGGAACACGGACACCTGTTCATCGGCGGGGAATGGACCGAGCCGCTGGGCACCGACACCATCCGCGTCGTCTCCCCCCACACCGAGCAGGTCATCGGCAGCGTCCCGCACGCCTCCCGCGCCGATGTGGACCGGGCCGTCGCCGTCGCGCGCAAGGCCTTCGACGAGGGCCCCTGGCCCCGGCTCTCCCTGGACGAACGGATCGCCGTCGTCACCCGGATCAAGGACGCCATCGCCGTCCGGCACGAGGAGCTCGCCCGCTCCATCAGCTCCCAGAACGGCTCCCCGTACTCCTGGAGCGTCCTCGCCCAGGCCCTCGGCGCGATGATGGTCTACGACTCCGCCATCAAGGTCGCCGCCGACTACCCCTACGAGGAGCGCCGCCAGGGCGCGCTCGGGCCGATCCTCGTGCGCCGCGAGCCGGTCGGGGTCGTCGCCGCCGTCATCCCCTGGAACGTCCCGCAGTTCGTGGCCGCCGCCAAGCTCGCCCCGGCGCTGCTCACCGGTTCCGCGGTGATCCTCAAGCCGTCGCCGGAGGCCCCGCTCGACTCGTACATCCTGGCCGACATCGCGCGCGAGGCCGGTCTGCCGGAGGGCGTGCTCTCCGTCCTGCCCGCCGACCGGGAGGTCAGCGAGTACCTCGTCGGCCACCCCGGCGTCGACAAGGTCGCCTTCACCGGCTCCGTCGCGGCCGGCCGGCGGGTCATGGAGGTCGCCGCCCGCAACCTGACCCGGGTCACCCTCGAACTCGGCGGCAAGTCCGCCGCCGTGATCCTGCCCGACGCCGACCCGGCCGCCGCCGTCGCCGGGATCGTGCCCGCCGCCTGGATGAACAACGGGCAGGCCTGCGTGGCCCAGACCCGGATCCTCGCCCCGCGCAGCCGCTACGAGGAGTACGCCGACGCCTTCGCGGCGGCCGCCGGAGCCCTCGTCGTCGGCGACCCGCTGGACCCGGCGACCCAGCTCGGCCCGCTCGTCGCGCAGCGCCAGCAGCAGCGGTCCCTGGACTACATCCGGATCGGCCAGGAGGAGGGCGCGAAGATCCTCACCGGCGGCGGCCGCCCGGCCGGCCTGGAACGCGGCTGGTACGTCGAGCCCACCCTCTTCGGCGACGTCGACAACTCGATGCGGATCGCCCGCGAGGAGATCTTCGGGCCGGTCGTCTGCCTGATCCCGTACGGGGACGAGGAGGAGGCCCTGCGGGTGGCCAACGACTCGGAGTTCGGCCTCAGCGGCAGCATCTGGACCGCCGACGTCGAGCACGGCGTCGACTTCGCGCGCCGGGTGCGCACGGGCACCTTCAACGTGAACACCTTCAGCCTGGACATGCTGGGCCCGTTCGGCGGCTACAAGAACAGCGGCCTGGGGCGGGAGTTCGGGCCGGAGGGGCTGAGCGAATACCTGGAGCACAAGATGATCCACCTCCCGGCGGGTGCGTGATGGGGGACCGCTGGCAGATCGAGGTGGACCGGGGGGTCTGCATCGGCTCGGGCATGTGCGTGAACCACGCCCCGGAGGCCTTCGCCCTCGACTCGGCCCGCCAGTCCCACCCCCGCTCCCCGGAGACCGACGCCAACGAACCCGCCCTGACGGCCGCCGAGGGCTGCCCGGTGGAAGCCATCCTGATCACCCTCGCGGCAACGGGCGAACCGGTGTTCCCGCCGGAGGACTAGGGGGCGGGGGGCGGGGGGCTGAGGGCCGGGCCGCGCGGGGCGCGGGGGATGATCGCCCGCATGGGCAGAACGAAGTGGGCGGCCGGAGCGGCGGCCGGGGCGGTCGGGTTGGTCGGAGCGGGCGTCGCCGTGGTGGGCGGACTCCTGTGGTCCACGGCCGGGGACGACACCGACGACGGCTGGTTCCGGGTACGCGAGATCGGCCCGGCCGACGCCGGGGGAGGCCCCTCGCGCCCCTCGCGCCCTGAAGTGCAGGCCGGGCTGGCCGCCGCCGCCGCTGCGGCGGGCCTGACCCCGGGCACCCCCCACCCCGCGCAGGAGGGGTCCCTGACCGACTGCGTCGCCGACTGGACCGGCTCGGGCCCCGCCGACGCGACCCGGTGGCGGACGCTCGAAGCGGCCCTGACGGAACGCGGCTGGCGGGTCACGTCCCGCCGCGGCGGGCCGGCCCCCGGGACCTCCCTGGAGAACGGCTCCTGGAACCTGGTCGTCACCAACGGCGGTCTCCTGGACACCCTCTCCCTCGTGGCCCTGAGCGCCACCCCACCCTGCGAAGCGGCCTTCCGGCACGACGCGGAGACGCGGGGGGAGCGGGGGTAGGGGGGGTGCGTACGGGGGGCTTTGGGCGCTGGTCGGGGTCGGGGGTGGGCGGTGCGCCCTTGGTCCGGGTCTGGGGAGGGCTGGGGGCGTCCCGCCAGTCCACTGTCCTTCCGTGTCGGGCCGGTCCCTCAAGGGCGCTCCTTCGTCGCGTCGCTTCGCGATGGCCTTCGGCCACCCTTGACCGACCGTCCCGCCACGGAATGCCAAAGACTGTCGGGAAGCCCCCAGGGAAACGGCCAGGAGGAAACCGAGGGCCTGGGGGCCAGTCAGAGATGTACGACCCCTCCCCGTCTGGGCAGACCCGAGATACGGGCCCACATCCATCAGATCCCGGGCCGGGGGCCGCCAGACCACCCCAAACGGCGACCAGACCGCCCGGCCATGCCTTCGGGACGGCACACGCATCGGATCGCTACGCGCTTCTCCCGGCTTGGCGTCCGGCGGCCGTCTGGGGCTGGACATAGGCTGCCCAAGACGGTCGGTTGGCGGGCTTGTCGGGCGGCTGACGGCCGGCAGGCCATCACCCCCGCCCCCGAAGGGGCCTTTCGATGTCCCCGGGTGTCCTGTCGGACTCTGAGGACGACAAAGTCGTCCTCAGAGTCCGACAGGCAGCACCAGCGCCCCTCCGGAGCCCGCCCATCACCCCAAAAGGGGCAAACGGCCCGCGCTCGCGTGAGAGGTCGAGGCCCCCGGGCCGTGGGCGGCTTATGTCCAGCCCCGGACGGCCGGCGGACGCCATGCCGTGCGAAGCGCGTAGCGATCCGGTGCGTGTGGGGGCCGCCGGGCGGTCTGGTCACCGTTTCGTGCGGCCTGGACGCCCCGGGCCTTGGGCCGATGGTCCTGCGGGCCCGAGTGCGGGACTGGGCGGAGATGGCTCGCGCATCGCTGCGATGCCCGCCCCTCGAAGATCTCCCCGTGGACCGTTCTTTTGGGGGTTTCCCGGCAGTCTTTGGCATTCCGTGGCGGGACGGGCTGTCAAGGGTGGCCGAAGGCCATCGCGAAGCGACGCGACCGAAGGGAGCGCCCTTGACAGCCCGGCCCGACACGGAAGGACGATGAGACTGACGGGAAACCCCCAAACCCTCTCTGACACGGGCCGAGTCGAGTCCCGCCGCCCCCCGGCCCCGCCCAGCCCCCCGCCCCCTACGCTGCGATCAAGCCTTTTCCGGGGACGTCAGGTCGATCAGGCGGCAGACCGTTTCAATGTCGATCTTGACCTGGGCGATCGAGGCGCGGCCCGAGAGCCAGGTGATCAGGGCCGAGTGCCAGGTGTGCTCGATGACGCGGACCGCCGAGAGCTGTTCCGCCGTCGGCGGGGCGTCCAGGCCCATCGCGTCCAGGATGATGGCCGTGGTCAGCCGGGAGACCGTGTCGACCTCGGGGCTCACGCTGCGGTCGGCGAAGGTCAGGGCGCGGACCATGGCGTCGGCCAGGTGGGGTTCGCGCTGGAGGGCGCGGAAGGCGCGCATGAGGGTCTCCGCCACCCGCGCCGCCGGCTCGTCGCCCGCCGGGGGGCGTTTGCGCAGTGTCGTCTGCATGTGCTGGAGCTGGTCCTGCATGGTGGCCACCAGGAGGTGCACCTTGGAGGGGAAGTACCGGTACAGCGTGCCGAGGGCGACGCTGGAGGACTCCGCGACCTCGCGCATCTGCACGGCGTCGAAGCCGCCCCGGCTCGCCAGTTGTGCGCTGGCGTGCAGGATCCGGCGGCGGCGGGCCTCCTGGCGCTCCGTCAGGGGAGGGGACGCCGGCGTGGTCGCCGATGTGGTCGCCGCTGCCGCGACCGCCTTCGCTTCCGCTGTCATGTGTCCCGTTCCTGGCGTTCCGTGTCGTTGCGGGGGAGCTGATTCCGGGAGGGTCCGGGGCCAGCATCTCAGGCGTCCGAGCCGTGGCGCGAATCACCTGCTCCGCCTCTTACGGTGTGGTTTCCGGCCGGTAGATTCAATGGTCTTCGACGGATCAAGTCTGAAACTTGTTCTACATTATCCGAGCGGTTACGCTCCGGCGAAAGTGCAGGGAGAAGGGGGCCGAGAGTGACCGCAGAGGCCATGGTGACAAGCCCTTTCGCGGGTTCCGCCACCGACGGCGACCGCCCGTTGCGCATCGCACTCCTCACCTATAAGGGGAACCCGTTCTGCGGCGGCCAGGGCGTCTACGTCCGCCACCTCTCGCGCGAGCTCGTGAAGCTGGGTCACACCGTCGAGGTGATCGGCTCACAGCCCTACCCGGTGCTCGACACCGGCGCCACGCTCACCGAGCTGCCGAGCCTGGACCTGTACCGCAGCCCCGATCCCTTCCGCACTCCGAAGCGCGACGAGTACCGGGACTGGATCGACGCGCTGGAGGTCGCCACCATGTGGACCGGCGGCTTCCCCGAGCCGCTGACCTTCTCGCTCCGCGCCCGCCGCCACCTGCGTGCCCGCCGGGCCGAGTTCGACGTCATCCACGACAACCAGACCCTCGGCTACGGCCTGTTGGGGGACATCGGCGCACCCCTGGTGACGACCGTCCACCACCCCATCACCGTCGACCGCAAACTCGACCTCGCCGCCGCCAAGGACCGCAAGAAGCGCCTCTCCGTCCGCCGTTGGTACGCCTTCACGCGCATGCAGGGCCGCGTCGCCCGCCGGCTGTCCTCCGTGCTGACCGTCTCCGGCTCCTCCCGGCAGGAGATCGCCGAGCACCTCGGTGTGCGCGACGACCGCATCCACGTCGTGCACATCGGCGCCGACACCGACCTCTGGTCGCCGGACGCGTCCGTCGCGGAGGTGCCCGGACGGATCGTCACCACCTCCAGCGCCGACGTCCCGCTCAAGGGCCTCGTCCACCTCGTCGAGGCGCTCGCCAAGCTCCGCACCGAGCGCGCCGACGCCCACCTCGTCGTCGTCGGCAAGCGCGCCGAGAGCGGCCCGGTCGCCCGCGCGATCGAGAAGTACGACCTCCAGGACGCGGTCCGGTTCGTCAAGGGCATCACCGACGCCGAGCTCGTCGACCTGGTGCGCAGCGCCCAGGTCGCCTGCGTGCCCTCCCTCTACGAAGGCTTCTCGCTCCCGGCGGCCGAGGCCATGGCCACCGGCACGCCCCTGGTCGCGACCACCGGCGGGGCCATCCCCGAGGTGGCGGGGCCGGACGGCGAGACCTGTCTGGCCGTGCCGCCCGGTGACGCGGGGGCGCTGTCCGCCGCGCTGGGCCGGCTGCTGGGCGACGCGGACCTGCGCGCCCGCCTCGGAGCCGCCGGGCGGGAGCGGGTCCTGGCCCGGTTCACCTGGGCCAAGGC
Protein-coding sequences here:
- a CDS encoding MBL fold metallo-hydrolase; translated protein: MSEAKPEVTPKAAPEAEPHVTDHGGGVWGVKVPIPDNPLGHTLVHVLDTDRGPVLIDTGWDDPASWDALAAGLGALGLAVTDVHGVVITHHHPDHHGLSGQVREASGAWIAMHAADTEVVVRTRSAEPGVWFDYMSGKLTAAGAPEEHIAPLRAARANGRLRTLPGLRAAVPDREIVPGELLPLAGRRLRAIWTPGHTPGHVCLHLEEEHPARLPGNGRLFSGDHLLPGISPHIGLYEAPEDTRVTDPLGDYLDSLERIGRLEPAEVLPAHQHAFTDAPARVRELLEHHEERLTGLWRLLAEPLTPWALAERMEWNRPWERIPYGSRNIAVSEAEAHLRRLVKQGRAEAVPGTEPVEYRAL
- a CDS encoding aldehyde dehydrogenase, encoding MTELVEHGHLFIGGEWTEPLGTDTIRVVSPHTEQVIGSVPHASRADVDRAVAVARKAFDEGPWPRLSLDERIAVVTRIKDAIAVRHEELARSISSQNGSPYSWSVLAQALGAMMVYDSAIKVAADYPYEERRQGALGPILVRREPVGVVAAVIPWNVPQFVAAAKLAPALLTGSAVILKPSPEAPLDSYILADIAREAGLPEGVLSVLPADREVSEYLVGHPGVDKVAFTGSVAAGRRVMEVAARNLTRVTLELGGKSAAVILPDADPAAAVAGIVPAAWMNNGQACVAQTRILAPRSRYEEYADAFAAAAGALVVGDPLDPATQLGPLVAQRQQQRSLDYIRIGQEEGAKILTGGGRPAGLERGWYVEPTLFGDVDNSMRIAREEIFGPVVCLIPYGDEEEALRVANDSEFGLSGSIWTADVEHGVDFARRVRTGTFNVNTFSLDMLGPFGGYKNSGLGREFGPEGLSEYLEHKMIHLPAGA
- a CDS encoding ferredoxin; amino-acid sequence: MGDRWQIEVDRGVCIGSGMCVNHAPEAFALDSARQSHPRSPETDANEPALTAAEGCPVEAILITLAATGEPVFPPED
- a CDS encoding TetR family transcriptional regulator, encoding MTAEAKAVAAAATTSATTPASPPLTERQEARRRRILHASAQLASRGGFDAVQMREVAESSSVALGTLYRYFPSKVHLLVATMQDQLQHMQTTLRKRPPAGDEPAARVAETLMRAFRALQREPHLADAMVRALTFADRSVSPEVDTVSRLTTAIILDAMGLDAPPTAEQLSAVRVIEHTWHSALITWLSGRASIAQVKIDIETVCRLIDLTSPEKA
- a CDS encoding glycosyltransferase family 4 protein, with the protein product MTAEAMVTSPFAGSATDGDRPLRIALLTYKGNPFCGGQGVYVRHLSRELVKLGHTVEVIGSQPYPVLDTGATLTELPSLDLYRSPDPFRTPKRDEYRDWIDALEVATMWTGGFPEPLTFSLRARRHLRARRAEFDVIHDNQTLGYGLLGDIGAPLVTTVHHPITVDRKLDLAAAKDRKKRLSVRRWYAFTRMQGRVARRLSSVLTVSGSSRQEIAEHLGVRDDRIHVVHIGADTDLWSPDASVAEVPGRIVTTSSADVPLKGLVHLVEALAKLRTERADAHLVVVGKRAESGPVARAIEKYDLQDAVRFVKGITDAELVDLVRSAQVACVPSLYEGFSLPAAEAMATGTPLVATTGGAIPEVAGPDGETCLAVPPGDAGALSAALGRLLGDADLRARLGAAGRERVLARFTWAKAAEGTVRYYRAAIEQAAAVRAGRASR